In Bufo gargarizans isolate SCDJY-AF-19 chromosome 6, ASM1485885v1, whole genome shotgun sequence, a single genomic region encodes these proteins:
- the LRRC3C gene encoding leucine-rich repeat-containing protein 3C, translated as MPFLDWYLRRSLATWLLLHSLVLMSLCFQPATTFPKGCHSSQEDGYKILRCSNAQLTEVPKDIPNDTNRLYLDFNQITYLPSDAFRNLPVLMELDISHNLLGHLEVTALRGLSDHLLSLDLSSNKLVSVNKEVFANLKARTNLSGNPWMCDCDLQELIRMVELDPSSSNGIVCASSVLEEHAGKPFLQVVKDVDLCNAYKRTTDVAMLVTMFGWFAMVISYLVYYVRQNQEDARRHLEYLKSLPSKQRQNEEPSTLSTVV; from the coding sequence ATGCCTTTCTTGGACTGGTACCTTCGTCGCTCACTGGCAACATGGCTGCTTTTACACAGTTTGGTCCTCATGTCTCTCTGTTTCCAGCCAGCAACAACATTTCCCAAAGGATGCCATTCCTCCCAGGAGGACGGGTACAAGATTCTGAGGTGCAGCAATGCCCAGCTCACAGAAGTACCCAAAGACATTCCTAATGACACTAATCGCCTATATTTAGACTTCAACCAGATAACCTACCTCCCTTCAGATGCTTTCCGTAACCTCCCTGTTCTAATGGAGCTAGATATTTCACACAATTTATTGGGTCACTTGGAGGTTACTGCTCTCAGGGGTTTGAGTGATCACTTACTCTCACTGGACCTGTCTTCCAACAAGCTAGTGTCAGTCAACAAGGAAGTCTTTGCTAACTTAAAGGCTAGAACAAATCTTTCTGGCAACCCTTGGATGTGTGACTGTGATCTTCAGGAATTGATCAGGATGGTTGAACTGGACCCAAGTTCCTCCAATGGGATTGTCTGTGCTAGTTCTGTGCTAGAGGAGCATGCTGGAAAACCCTTCCTGCAGGTGGTTAAAGATGTGGACCTGTGCAATGCCTATAAGAGGACCACAGATGTGGCCATGTTGGTCACAATGTTTGGATGGTTTGCTATGGTTATCTCATACTTGGTGTATTATGTACGCCAGAACCAGGAGGATGCCCGACGCCACCTTGAGTACCTCAAATCCCTGCCAAGCAAGCAGAGACAGAATGAGGAACCTTCTACTCTAAGCACTGTGGTTTGA